One window of the Dendropsophus ebraccatus isolate aDenEbr1 chromosome 12, aDenEbr1.pat, whole genome shotgun sequence genome contains the following:
- the APOC3 gene encoding apolipoprotein C-III codes for MKLLVISALLVLAVCAVSAEEETFLSSSINYVQDLASDVATKTTDAINQVKEMPLAQQAIGMFDSGSEYVSSVYSSVLNKAMERWEQLTKSF; via the exons ATGAAGCTTTTGGTTATCTCCGCTCTGCTCGTCCTTGCTGTCTGTGCAG TCTCTGCTGAAGAGGAAACCTTCCTGTCATCGTCCATCAACTATGTGCAGGATCTGGCTAGTGATGTGGCCACCAAAACAACAGATGCTATTAACCAAGTTAAGGAAATGCCCTTGGCACAGCAGGCAAT TGGTATGTTTGACTCTGGATCCGAGTATGTCAGCTCTGTGTACTCTTCAGTTTTGAACAAGGCAATGGAGAGATGGGAACAGCTGACTAAGTCCTTCTAA
- the LOC138770062 gene encoding apolipoprotein A-I-like, whose translation MKVLLLSVALLFFTGAQGRYFWQQDEPSQEKESDKTIQKIVHDAIGIVSELWKNLDLPEIEKQYHLKERMEAAKNHAEKLEKAVESYYDAVAKKFDEQLHEKFPVFRKQVVPILKGFDDAMEDHIKKVVKEVVPVGSDLISGISKQVIDFFENLETVAEKRRDALRAEIDSLRVKLQPYVDDVHAEYERYRKDFQGELQKDYHDFKQDVEQNMEKIKEQAQPHLENIKSKFPDGKDVKEKIDNFLKELKEALEKL comes from the exons ATGAAAGTGTTGCTACTATCGGTAGCCCTGCTGTTCTTTACAG GGGCACAGGGGCGCTACTTTTGGCAACAAGATGAACCTAGCCAAGAAAAAGAATCCGACAAAACAATACAGAAGATTGTACATGATGCTATTGGAATAGTATCAGAGCTTTGGAAAAACCTGGATTTACCTGAAATTGAAAAGCA ATACCATTTAAAAGAGAGGATGGAAGCTGCAAAAAACCATGCCGAAAAACTAGAGAAAGCTGTTGAAAGTTACTATGACGCAGTTGCTAAGAAATTCGATGAACAGCTGCACGAAAAGTTCCCTGTCTTCAGAAAACAAGTAGTGCCTATTTTGAAGGGTTTTGATGATGCTATGGAAGATCATATTAAGAAAGTTGTAAAAGAAGTAGTGCCGGTTGGATCTGATCTTATATCTGGAATAAGTAAGCAAGTAATAGATTTCTTCGAAAATCTGGAAACCGTTGCTGAAAAGCGTCGGGATGCACTGCGCGCTGAGATCGACAGCCTGCGTGTCAAACTGCAACCCTACGTAGATGACGTCCATGCAGAATATGAGAGATACCGCAAAGATTTCCAAGGTGAATTACAGAAGGATTATCATGACTTCAAACAAGATGTAGAGCAGAATATGGAGAAGATAAAGGAACAGGCTCAGCCTCACCTTGAAAACATCAAAAGTAAATTCCCTGATGGAAAGGATGTTAAAGAAAAGATTGATAATTTCCTTAAGGAATTGAAAGAAGCTCTGGAAAAGCTGTAA